In the Suncus etruscus isolate mSunEtr1 chromosome 17, mSunEtr1.pri.cur, whole genome shotgun sequence genome, tccaatatggtccccccccaagccagggacaatttctgagcgcttagccagaagtaacccctgagcatcaatcgggtgtggcccgaaataccaaaaaaaaaaaaggatcttgcCCACACAAACATAAGAACACTAGGAGTCCAACAAACACACAGAAAGTTATCTCACCAAAATCCATTGTGTGTGGATATAGTGTTTTACCAACTTCCCAGCAATATGTAATTCAAATGATTTCATTGCAATCTTAAAGAACTGCTTggtatatttagaatttttaagcCAAGTAGCCTTTTAATTTAACTGTAACTAGCACTTTGCATTAAAAAGTTCACATTTTATTCCATTCCTGCATGCCTACCCTATTATCCACATATTATATTCTAGGAAGAAAAACTGATCTTCTGAACTGGCAGAACATGGGGACAAAATGAAATCTACCTCTCCTTCTTAGAATTTcaatttatcaaaaaattttttttaattcataaaatagtctttattttccccttctaCCAAAAATTTACAAGCATCTCTATATACAACACAGtccttaagaaataaaattagtttgtCCTTTAAGATCCAATTTCTTAAGTTGATTGGAAGGTGTACAATAGAATGTACTGGAACCTCTGTCACATACTCAATTCTCTTCCACAACCATGCTGTGAGGCTTAGTCACTACAGCAATGTTGACAGCTAAAGTTGCCTACCCTTCTGTGAACACCCTGGAGAgtttagaaacattttatttaataaaagttaaacaTACAAAACTGAAATTAACACACGTACTAAAAATCCTCCATTAATGGGAAGACCCtttttctatgtatatatttggCTTAAACTAAACTCAGGATGTATCTGCAATGTTTACTTACACCAACAAATGCTGACAACTTGATCTAGTTAACAAAGAAATTACATACTCAGCTACATGAACATAATATACAGGGAATTATGGTCAATTAATGCACAAGAAATACAATGAAACTTTAATGATGAAATATTCAGTATTCTTGTTCATTAATTCAgccttagtttttgtttttgttttgttttgttttttttacaaaaatattatctACAGTGTATACAGGGCTATACatcagcttttttgttttctcatataAACATTACACATCCAAAAATTGGTACCACTACCATTAAGTGAAAGATCAgtgcaggggaaaaaaatcaaacatacaaacaagaaccaaaacaaaccacCCCAAGAGCCCCTCAAAAAGGTAGCTGGTCCTAAACACGGTTCTTACGTAAAACTAAATGAATTTAGTGAAATAAAAGAATTAGACTCATTTTAAAGATGGCTTAATAGATTTAGGAAACAtattactgaaataaaaactttGCCATTTACAGATTAACTATCTTTAGGTTTACTTGGGTAAAGTTTTAACTCTAAGGATTAAGACCTTTTTAGCTGGTTGGTGTTTCTGCCTTGATGTTCTCCACTGAAATGCTAAAATATGTGGCAAATTTAAAGTATCTGAAAATTCCAACTTACAACTTAGAAAAGTATGTAGCATCCACTAAGTGGGGGACTGATGAAAATCAACTCATCTAAGTGCCCTATTTATGCAGCATCTATCAAGAAAGGTTGCTTTATTCAACAAACTTGGAGGAAATTGTGGTGGtagtaatgaaaaaattaaatgaatagcaGTTATCAAATGCAATTTCTTCAAGTTTCATTCTATTAAGTCAAACAAGGACAACAATGGCATCTTCCTTACTCGTCTAACAAATAATTTacctttagaaaaatataaggatAAAAAGGTAAATGTAAAGCCCTGCAGAGATGAAATCCAAcagtttttcttattattgtgGCATTAAATGCCTGACATTGTATTTAGAGGTATCTTGATACTGCGTCATAGGCTTATCCGCAATTCCACAAGTCCCTACTCCAACTTTGCCAGTCACACTCTCAGGTGAAGCAAAAATACTCCTCTTTACCTagagaaaacaaaaccagaaatcaATCATTAGTttcaaaacaatttaaatatttaaaagtcctaaatacatttttaaaaaggtatatCAAGTAGCTTTGGGTGACATTTGAAATAAGGCCTAACAGGGATGTGTAGCACAGGCATTTCaagtgtttattttaattaaccAGTAGAGATAGCGAAAAGGGCTTATGTGCTTGCAATGCAAACTAGTCCTAGATTTAATCTCTGAGATTGATTTTCAATGCAAGATCCCAAGAGGccagatagtacaatgagtagggtgctttccttgcacacagatccagtttcaatccctagtactacaAATGATccagagcccagccaggagtgatccctgagaacagacccAGGAGAAAGCACTGGCACAGCTGGTTGCGAAATGTCTgtttgcccaaaacaaaaagatcccccaagtaaagccaggaatagctcaaACACCTCTGGGAATAGCGCATATATAAAGCAGACACAGTAGTTGCCTCTAAATAGTATGTAAGTACCATGTTAACTTTTCAAATTTTAGTCTATAGAAGGAAAAGAACATAGATCTTTTAAAATTCATGGTAAAATTTTTCATAGTGTTTCTTAGTACAGAGACAGTGCtatgatacttttttttgggggggggagggaggatttGGGTCACAATTTGCAGTGCTCTGGAGCTATTCCTGGTTCCTCATTGAGGTGTGAtgttacatgcaaggaaagtgccttttcCTGtacatctctccagcctggaGATATTTCAGTAATACAAAGATTCTAAATTCAAGATCTAGATGCATAATAACTCATGCATCTCTTTTttcatcttaaatttatttatttattttttggtttttcgggccacacccatttgatgctcaggggttactcctggctaagcgcttagaaactgcccctggcttggggggactatatggacgccgggggatcgaaccgcggtccttccttggctagcgcttgcaaggcagacaccttacctctagggccacctcactggcccccatcttaaatttattttaatcaaagatgCCTAGTTCAAATGTACAAATTATACAAAAGGAACTACTAACCTGGCCTTTCTTGTTTTTAGAATATGCTCTGTTGTTGAATTGTTGCCATTTCACCTTCTGGTCCTCTCTTTCCTGCTCAAGTTCTTTTATTCTCTGTGCTTTTTTCAgagctttcttctttttatactcACGCTGCTGGGCAATCATTTCTTTTCTGTGTGGATATAACAGTGAAACACTCTTAAAATTTGTAAATTAAtcccttaaaaatatttaacactgATTAAAAACACTCCAATAAACTTGGAACTCTTTTCTCAATAAGTATAAGCACTAACAACAAAGTCACCCACAACTACTAAGGTTATTTGAAACACAAAGCATCATTGTAAAGatcatatatttaaatgaattatttcaatgactttaagttttgttttaaaaggTTACAGCCTCACTTACTGCCCAGGACTCATTtgggctctggactcaggaatcactcccatagggctcaagagactatatgggaagccaggaagcAAATCCTGtatgttggccacatacaagtcaagtgttctccctacctgctgtatgactactccagcccctagatagtTTATACAGCTTTTGCAAGTTTTGTTTCAGGAATAGATGTATTTCAACATTAACAGATATTTAACTTAAAGCAAGTTCCAAACAAATAATAAGCAAATTTAATACACTGCATTTGAAAAAGCAATCCATTTTACTCCATTACCATTTACCTACTGGAAGAACACAGCAACATGAGCATACAAACACTTCAAACTGAATATAACAATGGGATTTTCAAAAAACTCTTCTAAGTAGTATCAGAGACTAAAACTCTTTCCATTCAGCAAACACTAACTTcttcaaaaagaatgaaaacaaatgtcATTTTGCTTCTGTGCTACTCCTCGCAGTGCTAGAAGATATTCCTAATTGTCTGAAGTTCTGGGATTCCCACTTGGAAAGCATGTGGTCCAGCCCTTGCAGTTATCTTTCTAGTCAAAAGAAATGCTTTAAAAGGGGTGATAAAATCTAAAGTCCTTTATAATTCTCCATTACTAAAGGTAaatatagtttgtttgtttgtatttttgggacacacccagcagtgctcagggattatgcctggctctgaacacagaagtcgctcctggcaggctcaggggaccatatgggatgctaggaattgaagcaGAGTCCATTtgggatcggctgcgtgcaaggcaaatgccctaccactatgctactgctccagcccctaaatgtagctttatttatttatttatttatttatttttggtttttcagccacacccagtgacgctcaggggttctgttctaggctagcatgagcaaggcagaagccttacagtttgtgccactgctccagcccctaaatgtatttttttttttttttttggtttttgggtcacacccagcagcactcaggggtaactcctggcttggctccactcaagaaatcgctcctggcaggctcgggggaccatatgggataccaggattcgaaccaacgtccttttgcatgcaaggcaaacgccctacctccatgctatctcgccagccctaAATGTAGCTTTTTAAAACACAAAtggcaaagattaaaaaaaaagttatgggcccggagagatagcacagcggcatttgccttgcaagcagccgctccaggaccaaaggtggttggttcgaatcccggtgtcccatatggtcccccgtgcctgccaggagctctttctgagcagacagccaggagtaacccctgagcaccgctgggtgtggcccaaaaaccaaaaaaaaaaaaaaaaagttatgctgATCtacaatgtaattttcttttttttttcttttttttttttttggtttttgggccacacccagtgaacgctcagaggttactcctggctatacgctcagaaatcgctcctggattgggggactatatgggacaccaggggaatcaaaccagtctgtcttaggttagtcgcttgcaaggcaaacgccctactgctgtgccgccactccggccccacaatgtGATTTTCTTACTACAATGTCCCAATAGTCTTAATTAGACAATATCATCCCCAAATATATTTATGTTGCAATTTATGTTCTGAAAACTTGACAAATCTAAGCAATCAAACTGTATCAATACTGTTAATTCTATCTCTAGAATCTGTCAAATTATGTATTTCTCCATCCTGTTACTTTTTCATCCAAAAATTATTCTATAATATCATTACCACTGAATTGTCCCAGGGAAGCCTAGTCTCCAGGCTGAACTCTCTGGAGCCTTCTTGGATGGAAGGGCTCAGTTCCCTCCCTGTGGAGAAGACCAGTGCCATACCCACACCTCCAGCATATAACTTGCCCCACTTCACAGCTCTATGACTAATTTCAGAGATGCCAAGCTACTGAAACGTCCTAGTTCCACAGATCCTGAAGTGGCTGCATGACACCTCCTAATTTCTGTGAAATTACAGAGAGTACAGAGTCCAGGAGGAGCCCAGCAAACTAGATGAGAAAGTTGTGTAAGAGCCCACCAAGCTCCATGAGTGAAAACAGAAACACAGAAGggtcaactagcaccaaccagctcagtaaatcctcaatgactttaCAGCTTTAGCAGGggatataaagtaaattattttgtgcctgctaatggggcaggcttggggataggtgtaaaactgggaacactgttggtggggttggtattggaacactgaatgtctgaaacaactgaattaaaagttttaaacaagaaaaaaagccaTTCTAAAACCTCAAATCTGATTTGACAGTGGTGAGGTAACCAAGTATACCAAAGCCATAAAAGACAGCATCACTATAAATGTgttaatcataatttaaaaaaaagaacaataaaaactcAAATCTGGCCACATGTTCCTATACTTTGTTTAGAAATGCCTTCAAGCTTCTTATAATATGGGCATCATTTCTATGCGATAGAAAGCACTCAATGAAGTCGGTGACTAAGGAAGGAGCATGgctggctgacttgggttttatCACCTGTACTTCATCTGGTTCCCTTGAGTACAACCAAGAGTAAACCAAGTACAGGGTAAGCCAGTTGTAAGTCTGAAGTAACCTAAGTACAGGGTAAACCAGTTGTAAGCCTAAGGatagttaggtgtggccccaaaatataacaaaagaaagtaataaactctattctcttctcttgtcAAACCATATCTACACTCGAATCCCAAGTTCTTACAACATGAATTTGTTACCTGTTTccatcttgcctttttttttttttggtttctgggccataccgggtgacactcaggttactcctggcttgtgctcagaaattgctcttggcttgggggacaatataggacaccagggctcgaacccagctccatcctgggtcagctacattcaaggcaaacgtcctactgatACGCTACCACTTCATCCCTAatcttgtttttacttttttgtttttggtttttgggccacatccggtagtgctcaggggttacttctggctatctgctcagaaatagctcctggcaggcacgggggaacatataggacaccggaattcgaaccaaccaccttaagtcctagatcggctgcttgcaaggcaaatgccgctgtgctatccctccggccccttggttgcttttttttttaaggtaaacaCTGAGCTAGTGAAACTGtgctacataaatatatattaatcctCACAACCCAACACTCTTTTATCAAACCTGCTTTAGTAGAAAATGCATATTCAAGATCTTATTCAAAAAATAGATTTCCAGacaataaaagtttatttccaGTAGCAGTTTCAGGAGCTCAATGCGTTAAAGAAGACATGATGGAAACAAAGGTAATAAATTCATGTAAAAACTTGGGATTCAAGGGTGGATACGATTTgacaaaagaaaagtttattactttctctttgttgttttattttggggccatacctagcccCAGGCTTAccttgtactcaggggtcactcttggttgtACTAAGAGACCAGATGGGGTGCAGGTGATCAAaccagccatgtgcagggcatgCTCCTTCCTTAGAGAATTTACTGTCACCAACTTCATTTAATGCTTTCTATCCCATAGAAATGTTGTCCACATTATAAGGAGCTTGAAGGCATTTCTATACGTGGTGGTCAGATTtgaggtctttattttttttcaactcATTATGGTTAAGGTAATGCATTTATAGTGGTGGTAACTTCTATTATTCTTTTGACATGTTGACCACAACACACTACATTCAAATGCATTCAAGTGAGTCACCAGAGCTACACACGAGCATCCACATGTTATTTGTTCTCAAGATCAGcatttctcaacatttttcatTCTCAGGCTATTAATGCCCCACCAACCCCCCAACCTGGATATCTTGGGGGCATATGGGTAATATGTTGTCTGGTTGAGATATGCTGCTCTAAACTATACTCAATTAGGGCAAAACCCCATATAGATCTTTATGTTGATGAAACCTCAGCAGCAGTCCAGTAAGAGGTACAAAGTATCCTCTTATATACACTTTATATAAGTGTACATACATAATACTAACTATATAGTGCTAACATTCAAAACAAATTACTTAGCATTTTTAACCTAAATTGCCTGCAGATACTACAAAATTCTGCAACTACCTCAAATAGCCAAATGGGGAAGATTATACCTAAAATGCTGATGCCAACATCACTCACTTTGACATGGGTTTGTTGCCACTGTCCTcctttgccttccttccttcttctacaGGCTTGAGGTTCAATAAGGGAGTCACTTCAGCATTGCCATAGCCAGCAAAGGTGATTGCAGCAGTGCCGTTGTCTTCATCTATCTCCTCAATCTCCGCTTCATAACACCTGTAAAGATATCATGGCTGTAAGCAGGTGAGTAAAGGTTTGGTACTCAGCCTTTAAGACTTATACTGCAGTGATTCAATTATTACAAGTATCTAAATGTAGCTTCTGTAATCAAATGGCCCTTCTGATTAAGATGATACAAATGGGGGTTAGCTATCTATTATCCAAAAAAGCAAATCCTAAACAAAGTACACCAGTTAGGCTCTCAAATGTCTACTAAGTGTGTTTCAGTAAATCTCATTTGAGTATGTGCTTCAAAGAAGCCAAAGCTTTTTAAGTagtcaaattttaaattaaggaataaataatttagatttttattttatagaatccATTTATTTCCACTGCTTCAATCTTCCCTCTAGGATTCAAGTCAATTTACTGTCCAAAACTCTAACCTAAAGTTTAAAACTACATGAATAGAAACCACCCAAGAATCAAATTTGATCTACAAATCATATTGGCTATACAGAAAGATTATAAAAACAGGGTAGTTCAAACTGAATAAAACATCTTaccattgtattttattatttcatgttatAGTAGTTAGAGTTTTTTCTACACTTACTGTCCATCTTCAC is a window encoding:
- the SMNDC1 gene encoding survival of motor neuron-related-splicing factor 30, producing MSEDLAKQLASYKAQLQQVEAALSGNGENEDLLKLKKDLQEVIELTKDLLSTQPSETLTSSDSFTSIQPTHSWKVGDKCMAVWSEDGQCYEAEIEEIDEDNGTAAITFAGYGNAEVTPLLNLKPVEEGRKAKEDSGNKPMSKKEMIAQQREYKKKKALKKAQRIKELEQEREDQKVKWQQFNNRAYSKNKKGQVKRSIFASPESVTGKVGVGTCGIADKPMTQYQDTSKYNVRHLMPQ